The sequence below is a genomic window from Macadamia integrifolia cultivar HAES 741 chromosome 1, SCU_Mint_v3, whole genome shotgun sequence.
tcttccttctcctccttcgtTCTTCTTCCGAATCCGATGAGGAACTGTAACTTGAGCTACTCTCACCAGAAGAATAATCCGACCCTGTAACTGATGATGACCCACTATCAGTCTCAAAAACCGAAGCCTCACTGCTTTCATTCCCAGAGTCAGAATCCGATTGGTGCTTCCTCTTGCTTTTCTTACTACTCTTTTCGCTTTTCTCCACCTTCTGGATATCTGGGTTATCCAATTCATACGAAACAGAGTGCTTCATTTTCAACTTGGGATTTTTAAGTTGCTGAGTCCGAGACGGTCTAGAGATGTAAACCCTTTCATTCTTGCATTCATATGTCCAGTGGCCAGCCTGGAAGCATTTCTGGCATTGTGAAGAAGAGCCACCGATGGTGGACATGGAGGACTTAAGGTCTTTCCTCTCACCCAACTTGACTGCTTTTTCAGTACTCATTAGGTACATTTGTCGCTTTGCTTCTTTCCTCTCCTGCCATCGGCTTGGCCCTTCTTCCTTCTGGCCGTAAGCATTTACATTTCGAGCTGCAGCTGCGGCAGCACGTTCGGCCTGAGCACGGCTCAGACCTTTTGCCGCTGTCAAAGCAGCAGCTTTGATTTTCTCAGCTGCAGCCTgagctttttcttctttcttactGGACATTTTCTCACAAAAATCAACAAACGAAGTAAGCAAACAGATAGATTCCCCTTTGGCGAGATGAAGAAGAGTAACAAAATTAGTTGCCAAAATCAAGACCAAATCCTTCCCGTTCCTTCAAAGCCCTTGAATTCAATTTGACTCATGAACTCCCATATCAAACGAAGCAAATTTCTGCAAAACAATACCTAAATTCAAGCCAATATCCAAAAGTTCAAAAgcagaaaggaaaaaatgaaagaaataaatgaaaaatccaAGGCAGTCTGAAAAACGATGAAAGGACAAGAGATATAAATCATTACAATTACAGAGTAAACCATAGCTCTACAGAAATCGAGTACCCTAAATCTAAACGATAACGGCAAAATTCCAAGCTgaaacacaaaaccctagaTCCCAAGAGAAAGCTTCTTCAGATTCGAGTTTCagatttgaaaaacaaaaatagagagCAAACAGATCGAAGATGAAGTAATAGATCGTTGAAGGACATACCTGCTCGAACTATATTCAACATATCTTGAAAACCTAACAGTGGTGGGAGTCGCCAATGCTCCGCTTCAAGCGCATCTGTTCGTAAGACGGTCCCGACTCCCGAGTCGGACAGATGTCGAGGATTAGTTTACTAGGCCTGTCTCTAGACTCTAGTGCCTAGAACGTCAAATTCGGAGCGGAAGCGGGGGGCCCACATCTGCCAATCATTAGGTCCATCACTCCAATCTGATCTGATGCTTCAATCATGGATCACATCAATGATGGTGAAgggattctttcttctttataaTTAAGTTTAGCTCAGTactaaaaacaaagaaaaatcaatCATTAATTAGAAATGAAACTTAAAACATCAACGTTTTTTGAACTAGATCTCAATAATTGTGTTTGTTTTATCATAGTCATATGTGCTATCCTATGCATTAAAAGTACTATTTTGTTGTTGGGTCTAAGACAAAATGGGGTATAAACAAGAAAGTATgatcatctaaaaataggaAGATTGTGCTCCATGGTCCTGATGTAGTATTGCTATCAGAATATAATTTGTCTAATTTTGTTGAGACActtcaaattttctttaaaCTCCATCTTTCCTACTTTGATTGTTTTCACCGTAGAGAAAGTTCCTACAATTGATATCAATGGTTTTTCCTATCATATAATTAGCACGTAATGAGACACGTTCCGCTGAAATAGCTCAGCCAGAAATATTGTTCTTAGCATCAATCTCACCCACATAAATAAGAATTTGTGCTAGTAGAACAGTAAATTCAGATGTATTAATTAAGGTAAGTTAGTTGGAGGGATCaaaatcttctgtttttctcattcatgtttttccttgttttgctacctgcagaacatgacacgtggacaacagaggatccaacggtcaaggttgggtgaggattattacatccggtgcgttggtcttaaagttgtccacgtgttctgcaggtagcaaaacaaggaaaaacagggatgagaaaaacagaggattattttcctaaTTGGAGCCACCTGTTGAGAAGAGATTTAAAGCTTAAATGTTTTCAGCACGAAGTCCAAGTATACCGGCGGCCCCAATCCTTTCAAAGAAGCTACGAGATATGAAGAGGTGTCAGTCTGATTCTAGGTCAGAGTTGGAAAATTTGCAGCAATCGTTGATGTGGAGGTCCTTAGTTTGGAAAGAGTGGGGATTCCTCCTTTTAAGTAGGACACCTTGTATCACCCCTAGTGGCTCATGTTAAGTGTAGCCCAATGGCTCCTTGTTTCACCCCTCGTGGGTCCCTTGTCTTGGCCTTCTGATCCCAGCGTGGGTCTTGCACCGGGAGAATATAATTACAGCCCTAATCCTAGACCACACATGCATGAACCGAGCCTGGCATTTAGGTTCATATTAAGGTGCCCTTTTTGCCCAGGGTCAAGTTCTGGGGAGGTAAACTTCATCTTGAGCCAATAGAAACATAACATTTATATATAACCTTTTAGCATGTAAAACAGGGCAAAGCAAAATCTACGAAACCTGTAGCTTTGAACAGAAGAAACCATCAGGATCGCTGGAGTCCCACCTGATCCTGCTTCCAAAGTTTTTTTAACATTGATACATGCCCAACTATGAAATCACAAAATTTGGCATAATGCCAGAGCTATCACAATTGTatcagaaagaaaattttctttacaAAGTTGGAAACTACAGAACTACAGAAGAGATTGCATAATTAGACAACCTCCCTCTATCATACGTTTTTATACACCAAAGCAGGAACTTGTGTCAATGGCCGAAAATTGAGGAAAAAATTACTCGAAACTAtgaccccccaaaaaataattaatgtcAATTGAAATAGCTCATAAGACACAGGAATTGAAAAAGAAGGTATCAGCATTGGTGAGAAGACGGCAGTCACTGGACTGGTGGCACACCAGGGGGGTCACATATATATGAACCAGAAACAGGAAGCCAGTATAATGCACTTCAATTCCATCTTTATTTTCGATGCCTTCGTTTTGGTTCAGCTCTCTGCCTCTTCTCATCCTCCCACTCTCTGTCATAAATCCTAAAACAATGGTGGTCAAGGATAACTCAGGCTACACCAAATTAGCTGCAAAATAGAACTAATACAATTGCCAAATAAATAAGATACCACACACAAACCTCaacagaaaataataatatcttTTTAAGGATACTGATCATCCCGACGGAGAATCTTGCTGCTAGCGGCTTCTTTGCCATGAACCCTTGGCAGTGGTTCCTCCAAGCAGCCTGACCTCTGGGCCATGGCCCCTTTCCTGTCCCGTTCTCTTACATGATATGACAGTGACAAACCAAGTGCAAGAGAAGGTGGTGGTGGGACTGCCAGTGGATAATCACCAGTTTCCCCTGACGACAGGTGCTCCCTTTTAAGTTTTCGCCTTTTGGATGCTCCATTTACATCCATGTCATCCTTCAAGAGGTTAATTTTGTCCCTCTCCCTATCCTCCACCTACAAATAACATACAGAAAAGATTAGCTAACAACTCTTATGTGATTAAAACCAAGATTAAAGGCCCATCAAAAGTTGAGATCAGTAGGGAAGCTATGTATAACATGTCTCCCCAGCTCATGAGCAgcagatatttatttatttatatatctaTTTATCTCTTTGAAGAAAGGTACATAATACTTGCTACAGTAATTCCGAACAGTAGCACATCAATAGTCACGCAAGCTACTCAATGAGAATCATGTCATTTCATATGTGTACTCAAAAAACATGCCAAACAATGAcattcaaaaaaatgaaataatcatgtcactttcaaattacTTTGAAACCCTTTTTTACCCAACTTAAAAAACTTCTGGAAGTAAGAGGGGGACAATCATAAGAAAGTTACAACTTCTCAATTCACCactttggttacaacaagatgcgcacacacacacacacacacgtgtatatatatacaacATACGTCAAGTAGCCAAAAGACAAGGGAAGGTTTACATTTTCAAATCAAGATTATGCCATAAAGCCTCTCAAGTAACTGTTATCAAGGTGTATAAAAACGGCAATAAAGCCGTAAAATAGCCATTGCTCCAAACTCCAAACATTCCAAAAAGAAACCATTTCCAGTCTTTTAATTCAGCTTTTAAACCTTTCTTGTCCTGCCATCAATTAACTTGGTAGCTGCATGGTAAAAATGATAATGATTTTCTAACCCCAATATTTACTAGCACTGTTCTGCTACCATCCATCTATGCATCACTTTGGGGAGGTAGGTACATGCATGTTACACACAAACACGCATACAGAGACACACAAAAGCAATCTGTTAGTTTGGACAAGTTAAACTGCACTTGCAGACAACCAGATATCAGAGGAAGAGAGAATTTAATCATAAATGAATCAAGAAAATTAAACACGCAGGGATATTTTAAGGCAGTGGATTTGGTCAATGACTCAACCTATTAATAATGTTTGAAAGCATTTCACTGACCAGACATTTTGAAACTGTTCAGTAATCTTTCCAACCTGCATGTTTCCCTAGGCTCAGAATCCTCGATGAATTACTAACTCACAGAAAGTGATGGAACACCCTTTGATTGGCTGCTTTTGGATTTGTAACTCATTTTTCTGTTGCTAAGAACCCACCTCGTTGTTTATTTCAGCAACGGAGACTGTTCCAGTAATTTCCATAAAATACAGATCTGTACAGGATTTGCAGCCATATCCCTAGGTCCTGGTTGGATTAGTCAACATGATCAATAGAAAAATTCTGTTCGGCCCAATGGATCTTGACTGATGACGGACTAAATAGTGGAATTAATGCAATCCACTCATAAGTTCAACCAATGATGAGCTATAGTTTCCTTTCAGACTTCAGCAACCATGTTGCAATCAGCACTTTCAAATGAGCTGTAACTTCAAAATTGATACATTTTCTCAACTATTTCAACATTTCTGaaacataaataataaatttcttaCTGATATAAGGATGCAATTTTCTGATTCTCTTTGCTCTAAAAAATCCACATGGAATTGGCCACAAAGGGTCTGTACggcaacattaaaaaaaatgcttCTGATGTTTTTGTAGTTTTTTTGGAACACATTTGGAACAGAAAATGTCTGGTTTGCTATGTGTTTTTTCCTTGGAATGAACcaggttagaaaaaaaaaaaaaaaaacacaattggAACAGTTTTGAGAAATAACTAAAAGAAGCTCCAAAAAACAAGTTGGGACAAAAACCCAAATGAAAGGGGAAATTTTCATGAATCTCACGACTCTACTCTCAGCACTACCACCAACACGGCACCACCACAAATAAAATCACAGGAAATCAAAAAAAGAGGCAGTCAGAAATCACCATGGCAGAAAATACAAATATACTGCCAATCTATGTAGAGCAGGCAGGAAAATGGTGCTTTCTTAAATTTTAAATCATTGGTATTTGTTTACAAAAGTAGGACAGCCTATTAAACAGAATCAAAAGTATAGTCTATCCGTGAGCATAACTCAGAAGTTCATGAGCTTGCACTGAAATATCTAAATGAAAATCTATAATTAGAAACTGAGAACAAGTCACATCTCAAAGGAACTGATCCACAATTCATAGACATCGCATCTATATTTGTTTCACAGATTAGGAGAATGTAATAAAAATCAGAGAGAAGTGCTTTGGTCTCCCCCACCAGAGAGAGTAGTGAAACTCAACTTTGGTGGTTCTTAATTGGGAAATCCAGGGCCTTCTCTCTTGAAAGACTGATTAGATCTAGTAGTGGTGTTTTGTTGGGACCCATTCAGGTACATTGGCTTTGAAAACTCTGAtgtggatccgggttccaaaagctGGAATCGGATCGTTTAGGGCCcacaacaataacaaaaatatctcaatttaatggttgagtggcaatcttgtaatttcagaaacaaccAATGCACATCCCATGTAAAATATTAGGTGAGGGGGACAAAGTGGACTAGAAAGTTAGAAGAGAAGGGGTATTCTGGAATTAGTAAAGGAGTGAAGAAAATAGTAGAACACAAGTTTAGGAAAAGTGAGGGTTAACTGTAAATATAACAAATTAGGTCATTTAAGAGTAAAAGAGaaaatcatcttcttccttctcatgATACTAACCAGCAAGGGCGGAAGAACAGGTCCTGGTATGATGGGCAGAACTCCCTCATCAGAACCCAGATTAGGTTAAGATTTTAGAGCTTAAATCTCAACTCAAGGCCTTCTTGAATGCAACTGAAGAACTTCCAGTATTACAGGTAAGCACAAAGATTTAATCTGGTCAAATTGTACCTGGTGGAAGAAAGGGAGGCAGGTTTCTGTTTCAGTGTAAAACCTTCAACAGAGGGCACCTCCAACTCTTATCTTCTAGGGTTTCGGTCTCCTACGAGAGGGAAGCATTCAATCAAAATCTCAGCCCAAACAGATGAGGCATAAAGGAGAACGAAGCACTTGAGTACAGCTGCAACTATTGCCCAGGAACAGAGTATTCCCAGACAAGAGAAGTAAATAGCAACTACAATAAACAATCAAAAGGAGAAGATGAtaagagagggaaaggaaacGAGAATATCAGAGAGGAGGAAGAGCGAAATGGCAGCCATGGTTCACACCCAAAATCTCCATCAAGTTTTAATTTTCCAAAATCTAAATTCGTCTCCATTACATggctatataaagaaaaataaaagcataacattggaagctaattaaaaatggaaactaacctaaatagcaactaaaataaaaatccaatcttcCTACTAAACTTGACCATACCCTACACTaataattaaagaaacaaaattattaattaattccAAAACTTCCCACGCCTAGCAGCATCAAACTCTGCAAGGGAGAAGCTACTAGTGGGTTTGGACTTTTGCATGAGAAGGCTTTGATAACACTAAAGCGGTTGGGGCTTCAGAAATTATCATCCCTCTGCCGGcttctgatgatgatgaatcatcCAGGTCTGCACACATTATAGCCTCATAAGACCCCTCACTTCTGAATGTAActgtttattttattagaagCTGAGGACAGCTAATGGTATAGCAGATTTGTTGGCCAACCAAGGGTTCACAGGCTGAATGGATGCTTGTTTATCCCTCCCATTTTCTCTTGTTGTGGTGGCTACCAGGTAAGGGGCTTCTAGTACTTTTCCATCATTCATTAACAGAATTGTTGCTATCTATCAATAAACTAAACTACACATACATACACTATCCTGAGATGGCAAAGTAACACGCACACAGACTATACTGAGTTGGCAAAAcatacacacacatgcacattGGAAAAGTGCCATAGCATACCTTGATTGATGGACCGTCCTGTTCATCACGTTTTCTCTCTCGAAAGTCATCTTCTCTTCTACGCTTTGCATCATCTTGTGAAACCAACAAATTTTCCTCTGAGCGTCTCCGTTCTTTTTCTTCATGTCTAGGAGAGAGCCTCTGAATGTGTCTGATATTACTGACCCTCCTGTCAGCACCTTCATCTCTTCGATTAGAATTAACAGATTGGGGAACTACATTAGGAGGTAGAGGTGGTGGAGGGGGCAAGCTTTGTGCACGAAGACGATCATCAGCACGGGACTTTTCAGAAGATGTCTCACTATAGCGAGGTTTACTACGATCATCTTTAGTTCTGTCATCCTTACCTTTGTCACCTATCCTATCAGAATTCCTGTCAGCTCCTCTGTCTTGTGCTCTTTCAACTGAACGTTCTCTCCCATGTCTTTCTATTGACCTATCCCTTGATTTTTCTGCCAAAATCTCATCTCCACGTGACTTATCAGGGCGTTCCAATCTTTCCCTATGGTCTCTATCATGTCTTTCACTGCCCTTATCTTTTGGTCTATCCAAAAGCTTATCTGTAGCCCTATTAGGAATTTTTTCATCAGTTCCAGGCTTGTCAACATCAGAAGAATGGGATTTGTCAGCTAATCGTACATCCCCAGACCTCTCCCTGTCAGAGAACCGAAAATCTACCTCTAAATCATTCCCTTCTCCATCACCTTTCCTCCGCTTGTTTATTCTGTCCTGTCCTTCGGCTGGACTAGGTCTCTTTTGTTGCTTCTCCATAGACTTTGTTGCGCTGGAAGCATCATCACGGATGGGAGAGTGAGCAGGTCGAGATATGAAAGGCCTTGGTATTtcagaattttcattttcatctgCATCTTTTCCAGCAGAGGCCCTCAAGTCAGAAGGCTTAACAGATCCACTCTCTTTTTTTAGTATGGTACCATGCATATCAAtggacgttttcccagatgcaGTTGAACCTTTAGTGGAATATGGAACAGTGCCACCATTGGTTGTAGCTGCAGCTGCATTGGCAGCAACAACTTGCCTAACTTCAGATGGATGCACGGAAAAATCTGTGTCACTGGTGGAAGAAGAACCAGCAATTCTGCTGACAGATTTTACCgatttattttcatcttttgCATGCTCCTGCTTAGGTTGCTTAGAGAAAGATCCAGCAGCCGCCCGTTTTACTGTCGGTCTCAACTGCCAAGAGACATGAACTAAGAAATTAATCACATTCTGTAATTTCAGATTGTCTCTAATACTTTGAAGCCGAGAGAAATTAGACAAAGCAAATTGATTTAATCACAAGCAAGTTTAGATGCAAAAGGATATGGTCCTTCGTGTATCATTCTCAAGTTCAAGCACTTGTATAGCAACACTCAAAGTTTcacaaaacaaagcaataaaAATGAGCTCATGCAGACCTCATAAAGTGGAATAGGCCCACAGGAGTACAAATTAGTATTAACACCAAAAAATGTATTATATTGTCAATAAAGTATTCCTATCCCACAAC
It includes:
- the LOC122079942 gene encoding zinc finger CCHC domain-containing protein 10-like, with the translated sequence MSSKKEEKAQAAAEKIKAAALTAAKGLSRAQAERAAAAAARNVNAYGQKEEGPSRWQERKEAKRQMYLMSTEKAVKLGERKDLKSSMSTIGGSSSQCQKCFQAGHWTYECKNERVYISRPSRTQQLKNPKLKMKHSVSYELDNPDIQKVEKSEKSSKKSKRKHQSDSDSGNESSEASVFETDSGSSSVTGSDYSSGESSSSYSSSSDSEEERRRRRKKKQRRRRRRSSSSSDSLDSDSASDSDSDNKSSRRKSRRHSRRR